One Novosphingobium sp. EMRT-2 DNA segment encodes these proteins:
- the nuoN gene encoding NADH-quinone oxidoreductase subunit NuoN — protein sequence MELVRSLLIVAPEEVLSISGLLLLLVAAWGGDKAARTISILSVAALTVCAILVAPALCGGAMGPDVEAFGGQYKADAFSAFAKLLVYAGAGVTLIVAPAYFDRVRAMRAEFPLLVLFAALGMGMMVSAGDLLTLYIGLELNSLASYVLAAFLRTDDRSAESGLKYFVLGSLASGILLFGMSLTYGFTGTTSFEGIHLALSGSLSTGATFGIVFVLAGLAFKISAAPFHMWTPDVYEGAPTPVTTFFATAPKAAALALLMRVSLEAFGSQPGAWQQIVIFASLLSIVIGALGAIGQANIKRLMAYSSINNVGFMLIGLAAATPRGASAMLVYLAIYVAMSIAGFVAILLLRDENGDAVEAISDLAGLSKTRPMLALALAAVMFSLAGIPPLFGFWGKFVVFQAAVQANLVALAAIGIAASVIGAFYYLKVVKVMYFDEAADRVKGEIDLAHGVLLAASALFISPLGYLLTKWIGTLADNAATALFHVA from the coding sequence ATGGAACTCGTTCGCTCCCTTCTGATCGTGGCGCCGGAAGAAGTGCTCAGCATTTCCGGCCTGCTTCTCCTGCTGGTCGCCGCCTGGGGTGGCGACAAGGCGGCACGGACGATCTCGATCCTGTCGGTCGCCGCGCTCACGGTCTGCGCGATCCTGGTCGCTCCCGCGCTGTGCGGTGGCGCGATGGGGCCGGACGTCGAAGCCTTCGGCGGGCAGTACAAGGCGGACGCCTTCTCGGCCTTCGCCAAGCTGCTGGTCTATGCCGGCGCCGGTGTGACACTGATCGTCGCGCCCGCGTACTTCGACCGCGTTCGCGCGATGCGGGCGGAATTCCCGCTGCTGGTGCTGTTCGCGGCGCTGGGCATGGGCATGATGGTTTCCGCGGGCGACCTGCTGACGCTCTACATCGGTCTCGAACTCAACAGCCTTGCCTCTTACGTTCTAGCGGCGTTCCTGCGCACCGACGATCGTTCGGCGGAATCGGGTCTGAAGTATTTCGTGCTCGGCTCGCTCGCCAGCGGCATCCTGCTGTTCGGCATGAGCCTCACTTACGGGTTCACCGGCACGACCAGCTTCGAAGGCATCCACCTCGCTCTGTCGGGTTCGCTGTCGACCGGCGCCACCTTCGGCATCGTGTTCGTGCTGGCGGGCCTTGCCTTCAAGATCAGCGCCGCGCCGTTCCACATGTGGACGCCGGACGTCTATGAAGGCGCGCCGACGCCGGTAACGACGTTCTTCGCCACCGCGCCCAAGGCGGCGGCGCTGGCGCTGCTGATGCGCGTCAGCCTGGAAGCGTTCGGCTCGCAGCCGGGGGCGTGGCAGCAGATCGTGATCTTCGCGTCGCTGTTGTCGATCGTGATCGGCGCGCTGGGCGCGATCGGGCAGGCGAACATCAAGCGCCTGATGGCCTATTCCTCGATCAACAATGTCGGCTTCATGCTGATCGGTCTTGCGGCGGCGACGCCCAGGGGCGCGTCCGCCATGCTGGTCTATCTCGCGATCTATGTCGCGATGTCGATCGCGGGCTTCGTCGCCATCCTGTTGCTACGCGACGAAAACGGCGATGCGGTGGAAGCGATTTCCGACCTCGCCGGCCTGTCCAAGACCCGCCCGATGCTGGCGCTGGCGCTGGCGGCGGTGATGTTCAGCCTTGCCGGCATTCCGCCGCTGTTCGGCTTTTGGGGCAAGTTCGTGGTGTTCCAGGCGGCCGTGCAGGCCAATCTCGTGGCCCTCGCGGCGATCGGTATCGCGGCCAGCGTGATCGGCGCGTTCTACTACCTCAAGGTCGTCAAGGTCATGTACTTCGACGAGGCGGCGGACCGCGTGAAGGGCGAGATCGATCTGGCGCATGGCGTGCTGCTGGCAGCGTCGGCGCTGTTCATCTCGCCGCTGGGCTATCTGCTGACCAAGTGGATCGGGACGCTGGCCGACAACGCCGCCACGGCGCTGTTCCACGTCGCCTGA
- a CDS encoding NADH-quinone oxidoreductase subunit M — protein sequence MTGFPILSVMLLVPLATAVACLLVDREQARTVALVGTLIDFVLGMLLWANFDTGGAQWQFTEHAALFAGFEWKLGIDGIALMLIALTVFLMPVCIGASWLSIDKRQGEYYAAFMLMETLMIGVFAAQDLFLFYIMFEAGLIPMYLIIGIWGGAERIYASYKFFLYTLLGSVLMLIAMFWMVNEAGTTDIPTLMVYNFPVHAQTWLWLAFFASFAVKMPMWPVHTWLPDAHVQAPTGGSVILAGVLLKMGGYGFIRFSLPMFPEASAQFAPLIWGLSMAAVVITSLIALVQHDMKKLIAYSSVAHMAIVTIGLFAFNEQGLEGSMIVMLSHGLVAGALFLCVGVIYDRLHTREIDRYGGLAINMPKYALFFLLFTMASIGLPGTSGFVGEFLSLMGVYQASSWVALICTTGIILGAAYMLYLYRRVAFGEQKNADAAAMPDLDAREWAMMVPLAAVVLWMGVYPQSFLDPMKKDIAALDARLAQARPKGDADVKMGAPKPAAEHEAHEGEAH from the coding sequence ATGACCGGGTTTCCGATCCTTTCGGTGATGTTGCTGGTGCCGCTCGCAACGGCGGTGGCCTGCCTCCTCGTCGATCGCGAACAGGCGCGCACCGTGGCGCTGGTGGGGACGCTGATCGATTTCGTCCTCGGCATGCTGCTGTGGGCGAACTTCGATACCGGCGGCGCGCAGTGGCAGTTCACCGAACACGCCGCGCTGTTCGCGGGCTTCGAATGGAAGCTCGGCATCGATGGCATCGCGCTGATGCTGATCGCGCTGACGGTGTTCCTGATGCCGGTGTGCATCGGCGCCAGCTGGCTGTCGATCGACAAGCGACAGGGCGAATACTACGCCGCGTTCATGCTGATGGAAACGCTGATGATCGGCGTTTTCGCGGCGCAGGACCTGTTCCTGTTCTACATCATGTTCGAAGCCGGCCTGATCCCGATGTACCTGATCATCGGCATCTGGGGCGGGGCGGAGCGCATCTACGCCAGCTACAAGTTCTTCCTCTACACGCTGCTCGGCTCGGTGCTGATGCTGATCGCGATGTTCTGGATGGTGAACGAGGCGGGCACGACCGACATCCCGACGCTGATGGTCTATAACTTCCCGGTCCACGCGCAGACGTGGCTGTGGCTGGCCTTCTTCGCCAGCTTCGCGGTGAAGATGCCGATGTGGCCGGTGCACACCTGGCTGCCCGACGCGCACGTGCAAGCGCCGACAGGCGGCTCGGTGATCCTGGCCGGCGTGCTGCTGAAGATGGGCGGCTACGGCTTCATCCGCTTCTCGCTGCCGATGTTCCCGGAGGCCTCGGCGCAGTTCGCGCCGCTGATCTGGGGCCTGTCGATGGCGGCGGTGGTCATCACCTCGCTGATCGCGCTGGTCCAGCACGACATGAAGAAGCTGATCGCCTATTCCTCGGTCGCGCATATGGCGATCGTGACGATCGGCCTGTTCGCCTTCAACGAGCAGGGCCTGGAAGGCTCGATGATCGTCATGCTCAGCCACGGTCTGGTGGCGGGCGCGCTGTTCCTGTGCGTGGGCGTGATCTATGACCGCCTGCACACCCGCGAGATCGACCGTTACGGCGGCCTTGCCATCAACATGCCCAAGTACGCGCTGTTCTTCCTGCTGTTCACGATGGCCTCGATCGGCCTGCCGGGCACCAGCGGGTTCGTCGGCGAATTCCTGTCGCTGATGGGCGTGTACCAGGCGTCGAGCTGGGTGGCGCTGATCTGCACCACGGGCATCATCCTGGGCGCAGCCTACATGCTGTACCTCTACCGCCGCGTGGCCTTTGGCGAACAGAAGAACGCCGATGCCGCCGCGATGCCCGATCTCGACGCGCGCGAATGGGCGATGATGGTTCCGCTCGCCGCCGTGGTGCTGTGGATGGGCGTCTATCCGCAGTCGTTCCTCGATCCGATGAAGAAGGATATCGCCGCGCTTGATGCGCGCCTTGCCCAGGCCCGGCCCAAGGGAGATGCCGACGTGAAGATGGGGGCGCCCAAGCCGGCTGCCGAACATGAAGCGCACGAAGGGGAGGCGCACTGA
- the nuoL gene encoding NADH-quinone oxidoreductase subunit L, with product MSAIHIIVFLPLLAAIIAGLGNKQLGNVPAKVVTTGALFLSCALSWPIFLSFLSGHAEAHVSPVLHWVTSGNLDFAWALRVDTLTAVMLVVITSVSALVHLYSWGYMSDEPDQPRFFAYLSLFTFAMLMLVTADNLVQMFFGWEGVGLASYLLIGFWFRKPSANAAAMKAFVVNRVGDLGFMMGIFGTFLVFGTVSIPAILEAAPGMAGSTIGFLGHRFDTMTVLCLLLFIGAMGKSAQLGLHTWLPDAMEGPTPVSALIHAATMVTAGVFMVCRLSPMFETSPTALGFVTFIGAATCFFAATIGTTQTDIKRVIAYSTCSQLGYMFFAAGVGAYGAAMFHLFTHAFFKALLFLGAGSVIHAMHHEQDMRYYGGLRKHIPITFWAMTAGTLAITGVGIVDVVGFAGFYSKDAILEAAFARGTELSHFAFFMGIFAALLTSFYSWRLVFLTFFGKPRWEQSEHIQHAVHDAHGHGHDDHGHEGHGHDHHAHDDHGHGHHSDGTAGYHPHESPAVMLTPLAILSMGAIFAGLVFNHAFVSEGTGEFWKGSLVFSEHLIHAMHHVPHWVKWAPFTVMATGLLIAWYAYIKNTKFPAAFVDQFGFLYRFLLNKWYFDELYHFIFVRPAMWLGRVFWKVGDIGIIDRFGPNGAAWVVAKGSRAAVKLQSGYLYSYALVMLIGLTLAISWVIAQ from the coding sequence ATGTCTGCCATCCATATCATCGTCTTCCTGCCGCTGCTGGCGGCGATCATCGCCGGGCTGGGCAACAAGCAGCTTGGCAATGTTCCCGCCAAGGTGGTGACGACCGGCGCGCTGTTCCTCTCGTGCGCGCTGTCGTGGCCGATCTTCCTGTCGTTCCTGTCGGGCCATGCCGAAGCGCATGTCTCGCCGGTGCTGCACTGGGTGACCTCGGGCAATCTCGATTTCGCCTGGGCGCTGCGCGTCGATACGCTGACGGCGGTCATGCTGGTGGTCATCACCAGCGTCTCCGCACTCGTGCACCTCTATTCGTGGGGGTACATGAGCGACGAGCCCGACCAGCCGCGCTTCTTCGCGTACCTGTCGCTGTTCACCTTCGCGATGCTGATGCTGGTGACCGCCGACAACCTGGTACAGATGTTCTTCGGCTGGGAAGGCGTGGGCCTTGCCTCGTACCTCCTGATCGGTTTCTGGTTCCGCAAGCCCAGCGCCAACGCCGCCGCGATGAAGGCCTTCGTGGTCAACCGCGTGGGCGATCTTGGCTTCATGATGGGCATCTTCGGCACCTTCCTGGTGTTCGGCACGGTTTCCATTCCCGCGATCCTCGAAGCCGCGCCGGGCATGGCCGGATCGACCATCGGCTTCCTGGGCCACCGCTTCGATACGATGACGGTGCTGTGCCTGCTGCTGTTCATCGGCGCCATGGGCAAGTCGGCGCAGCTGGGCCTGCACACCTGGCTGCCGGACGCGATGGAAGGCCCGACCCCGGTTTCGGCGCTGATCCACGCCGCGACGATGGTCACCGCTGGCGTGTTCATGGTCTGCCGCCTTTCGCCGATGTTCGAAACCAGCCCGACGGCGCTGGGCTTCGTGACCTTCATCGGCGCGGCGACCTGCTTCTTCGCGGCGACCATCGGCACGACGCAGACCGACATCAAGCGCGTGATCGCCTATTCGACCTGTTCGCAGCTGGGCTACATGTTCTTCGCCGCGGGCGTCGGCGCCTATGGCGCGGCGATGTTCCACCTGTTCACGCACGCCTTCTTCAAGGCGCTGCTGTTCCTGGGCGCGGGCTCGGTCATCCACGCGATGCACCACGAGCAGGACATGCGCTATTACGGCGGCCTGCGGAAGCACATCCCGATCACCTTCTGGGCGATGACGGCGGGCACGCTGGCGATCACAGGCGTCGGCATCGTCGATGTCGTGGGCTTCGCCGGCTTCTATTCGAAGGACGCGATCCTCGAAGCCGCGTTCGCGCGCGGGACCGAGCTTTCGCACTTCGCCTTCTTCATGGGCATCTTCGCCGCGCTGCTGACCAGCTTCTATTCGTGGCGGCTGGTGTTCCTGACCTTCTTCGGCAAGCCGCGGTGGGAACAGTCGGAACACATCCAGCACGCGGTGCACGACGCGCATGGCCACGGTCATGACGATCACGGCCACGAAGGCCATGGACACGACCATCACGCGCACGACGACCACGGGCATGGTCATCATAGCGATGGCACGGCCGGCTATCATCCGCATGAAAGCCCGGCGGTGATGCTCACGCCGCTCGCCATCCTGTCGATGGGCGCGATCTTCGCGGGGCTGGTGTTCAACCACGCCTTCGTCAGCGAAGGCACGGGCGAGTTCTGGAAAGGCAGCCTCGTGTTCAGCGAGCACCTGATCCACGCGATGCACCATGTGCCGCACTGGGTGAAGTGGGCGCCGTTCACGGTCATGGCGACCGGCCTGCTGATCGCCTGGTACGCTTATATCAAGAACACGAAGTTCCCGGCGGCGTTCGTCGACCAGTTCGGCTTCCTCTACCGGTTCCTTCTCAACAAGTGGTACTTCGACGAGCTTTATCACTTCATCTTCGTCCGTCCGGCAATGTGGCTGGGCCGGGTGTTCTGGAAGGTGGGCGATATCGGCATCATCGATCGCTTCGGCCCCAACGGCGCCGCCTGGGTGGTGGCCAAGGGCAGTCGCGCGGCGGTGAAGCTGCAGTCCGGGTATCTCTATAGCTATGCGCTGGTCATGCTGATCGGCCTGACGCTCGCAATCAGCTGGGTGATCGCACAATGA
- the nuoK gene encoding NADH-quinone oxidoreductase subunit NuoK: protein MIGIEHYVVVSSIMFVLGVLGIFLNRKNVIIILMAIELILLSVNLNLVAFSAFLHDLVGQVFAMFVLTVAAGEAAIGLAILVIYFRGRGTIAVDDVNRMKG, encoded by the coding sequence ATGATCGGCATCGAACACTATGTCGTCGTCAGCTCGATCATGTTCGTGCTCGGCGTGCTCGGCATCTTCCTCAATCGCAAGAACGTCATCATCATCCTGATGGCGATCGAGCTGATCCTGCTGTCGGTGAACCTTAACCTGGTCGCCTTCAGCGCCTTCCTGCACGACCTTGTCGGTCAGGTCTTCGCGATGTTCGTGTTGACCGTGGCGGCGGGTGAGGCGGCGATCGGCCTTGCGATCCTGGTCATCTACTTCCGTGGCCGCGGCACCATTGCCGTCGACGACGTCAACCGGATGAAGGGCTGA
- a CDS encoding NADH-quinone oxidoreductase subunit J, with protein sequence MIQAFAFYLFATLMIVSGAVTILARNPVHSVLWLILAFFNAAGLMILVGAEFIAMLLVIVYVGAVAVLFLFVVMMLDIDFAELRAGFVKNFPLGMILALVLLCELVLGIGAYRAGAMQLGTPDGTAAPLANASNIESIGALLYTRYLFLFEAAGILLLVALIGAIVLTHRQRGGVRGQNVAKQVARRPEEATINVKPEVGKGVSL encoded by the coding sequence ATGATCCAGGCATTTGCCTTCTATCTCTTCGCGACGCTCATGATCGTCTCGGGCGCCGTCACGATCCTGGCCCGCAACCCGGTCCATTCGGTGCTCTGGCTGATCCTGGCGTTCTTCAACGCCGCCGGCCTGATGATCCTGGTCGGCGCGGAATTCATCGCGATGCTGCTGGTCATCGTCTATGTCGGCGCGGTCGCGGTGCTCTTCCTTTTCGTGGTCATGATGCTCGACATCGACTTCGCCGAACTGCGCGCCGGGTTCGTGAAGAACTTCCCGCTGGGGATGATCCTCGCGCTGGTGCTGCTGTGCGAACTGGTGCTGGGCATCGGCGCTTATCGTGCGGGCGCGATGCAACTGGGGACGCCGGACGGAACGGCCGCACCTCTGGCCAACGCCAGCAACATCGAATCCATCGGTGCGCTGCTCTACACGCGCTACCTCTTCCTGTTCGAAGCGGCGGGCATCCTGCTGCTGGTGGCTCTGATCGGCGCCATCGTGCTGACGCACCGCCAGCGTGGCGGGGTGCGCGGCCAGAACGTGGCGAAGCAGGTCGCGCGCCGTCCGGAAGAGGCGACCATCAACGTGAAGCCGGAAGTGGGCAAGGGGGTCTCGCTCTAA
- the nuoI gene encoding NADH-quinone oxidoreductase subunit NuoI produces MTVGQLIKSFTLWEFVKAHWLTLKYFFKPKATINYPFEKNPLSPRFRGEHALRRYPNGEERCIACKLCEAVCPAQAITIEAQPREDGSRRTTRYDIDMTKCIFCGFCQEACPVDAIVEGPNFEYATETREELLYDKAKLLANGDKWERAIAANLEADAPYR; encoded by the coding sequence ATGACCGTCGGACAGCTCATCAAGAGCTTTACCCTGTGGGAGTTCGTGAAGGCGCACTGGCTGACCTTGAAGTATTTCTTCAAGCCCAAGGCGACGATCAACTACCCGTTCGAGAAGAACCCGCTTAGCCCGCGCTTCCGTGGCGAGCACGCCCTGCGCCGCTATCCCAACGGCGAGGAACGCTGCATCGCGTGCAAGCTGTGCGAGGCGGTGTGCCCGGCCCAGGCCATTACCATTGAAGCGCAACCGCGCGAGGACGGCAGCCGCCGCACCACGCGCTACGACATCGACATGACCAAGTGCATCTTCTGCGGCTTCTGCCAGGAAGCCTGCCCGGTCGATGCCATCGTCGAAGGGCCGAACTTCGAATACGCGACCGAAACGCGCGAGGAACTGCTTTACGACAAGGCCAAGCTGCTGGCGAACGGCGACAAGTGGGAGCGCGCGATCGCTGCCAACCTTGAAGCCGACGCACCGTACCGGTAG
- the nuoH gene encoding NADH-quinone oxidoreductase subunit NuoH has protein sequence MTAFFQTLGLPYEWAWAISTICGILLIALPLMLGVAMIIYADRKIWAAMALRRGPNVVGPFGLLQSFADGLKVMLQETIIPSAANKGLFLIAPIITFTVALMAWAVIPFNSGAILANINVGLLYVLAISSLGVYGTIIAGWSSNSKYPFFSAMRASAQMISYEVSIGFILICVVLWSGSFNMNEIVKAQQGHVLGLFNGFVFNPLLFPMWVMFLISGMAETQRAPFDLTEAESELVAGYQTEYSSMAFALYWLGEYANVLLMCALNATLFWGGWLPPLDIPVLYLVPGVVWVLLKILFFFFIFSWVKATVPRYRYDQLMRLGWKVFLPVSLLWVFLVSGYLMLTGHFS, from the coding sequence ATGACCGCTTTCTTCCAGACTCTTGGCCTGCCTTACGAGTGGGCCTGGGCGATCTCGACCATTTGCGGGATTCTGCTGATCGCGCTGCCGCTGATGCTCGGCGTGGCGATGATCATCTATGCCGACCGCAAGATCTGGGCGGCGATGGCGCTGCGCCGCGGCCCCAACGTGGTGGGCCCGTTCGGCCTTCTGCAGTCGTTCGCGGACGGCCTCAAGGTCATGCTGCAGGAAACGATCATTCCTTCGGCGGCCAACAAGGGCCTGTTCCTGATCGCCCCGATCATCACCTTCACGGTTGCTCTGATGGCCTGGGCGGTGATCCCGTTCAATTCGGGCGCGATCCTCGCCAACATCAACGTCGGCCTGCTCTATGTCCTCGCGATTTCGTCGCTGGGCGTTTACGGCACGATCATCGCCGGCTGGTCCTCGAACTCGAAGTACCCGTTCTTCTCGGCCATGCGCGCTTCGGCGCAGATGATCTCCTATGAAGTCTCGATCGGCTTCATCCTGATCTGTGTGGTGCTGTGGTCCGGCTCGTTCAACATGAACGAAATCGTCAAGGCGCAGCAGGGCCATGTGCTGGGGCTGTTCAACGGCTTCGTGTTCAACCCGCTGCTGTTCCCGATGTGGGTGATGTTCCTGATCTCGGGCATGGCGGAAACGCAGCGTGCGCCGTTCGACCTGACCGAGGCGGAGAGCGAACTCGTCGCCGGGTACCAGACCGAATATTCGTCGATGGCCTTCGCGCTCTACTGGCTGGGCGAATACGCCAACGTGCTGCTGATGTGCGCGCTCAACGCCACGCTGTTCTGGGGCGGATGGCTGCCGCCGCTCGACATTCCGGTGCTCTATCTGGTGCCGGGCGTCGTGTGGGTGCTGCTCAAGATCCTGTTCTTCTTCTTCATCTTCAGCTGGGTGAAGGCGACCGTACCCCGGTATCGCTATGACCAGCTGATGCGTCTGGGCTGGAAGGTGTTCCTGCCTGTCTCGCTGCTGTGGGTGTTCCTCGTCAGCGGCTACCTGATGCTTACGGGGCATTTCTCATGA
- the nuoG gene encoding NADH-quinone oxidoreductase subunit NuoG, whose protein sequence is MPKLKVDGVELEVPAGATVLQACELAGKEIPRFCYHERLSIAGNCRMCLVEVKPGPPKPQASCALPAAEGQEIRTDSEMVKKAREGVMEFLLINHPLDCPICDQGGECDLQDQSVAYGRGGSRYHESKRAVTEKYMGPLIKTVMTRCIHCTRCVRFSEEVAGVDEIGALYRGESTQISTYLEHAAKHELSANVIDLCPVGALTSRPYAFEARPWELKKTLSIDVSDAVGANIRLDSRGREVLRALPRVNDDVNEEWLSDRGRYMVDGLTRRRLDKPWLRRDGKLQAASWAEAFDAIARINPGSSVAVIAGDQVDCETMFAAKKLAGALGSSLLEGRQTGMAYDTSNLAAVNFNSTLAGIEDADAILIVGSQIRDEAPLLNVRLRKAVKKGAKVFIIGPAWEPTYPATFLGDDAAALNALPADVADVFAKAAKPAIIIGAAGIVKGAREAGLAFAEKFNLVREGWNGFNVVHMAAARMGGLMLGYAQKGGLADIVAAKPKLVISLGADEVDWTQFAGSMIVHIGHHGDKAAHAADVILPGAAYSEKDGTYVNTEGRVQYAEKAVFAPGDAREDWSVLRAMADALKVSVGFDSFDELRIAMIADVPALGAEGLADYGALPAAPAGAKAEGVIAGYPIKDRYLTNAICRASPTLQRCSAELLHGESFAEAAE, encoded by the coding sequence ATGCCTAAACTCAAAGTCGACGGCGTAGAGCTCGAAGTTCCGGCAGGCGCTACCGTCTTGCAGGCGTGCGAGCTGGCCGGCAAGGAAATCCCCCGCTTCTGCTATCACGAACGGCTGAGCATCGCCGGCAATTGCCGCATGTGCCTGGTCGAAGTGAAGCCTGGACCGCCGAAGCCGCAGGCGTCGTGCGCGCTGCCGGCTGCCGAGGGGCAGGAGATCCGCACCGACAGCGAGATGGTGAAGAAGGCGCGCGAAGGGGTGATGGAGTTTCTCCTCATCAACCACCCGCTCGATTGCCCGATCTGCGACCAGGGCGGCGAATGCGATCTGCAGGACCAGTCGGTCGCCTATGGCCGTGGCGGTTCGCGCTACCACGAGAGCAAGCGCGCGGTTACCGAGAAGTACATGGGGCCGCTCATCAAGACGGTGATGACGCGCTGCATCCACTGCACCCGCTGCGTGCGCTTCTCCGAAGAGGTCGCCGGCGTGGACGAGATCGGCGCGCTCTATCGCGGTGAAAGCACCCAGATTTCGACCTATCTGGAGCACGCGGCGAAGCACGAGCTTTCCGCCAACGTGATCGACCTGTGCCCGGTCGGCGCGCTGACCAGCCGCCCCTATGCCTTCGAAGCGCGCCCGTGGGAGCTGAAGAAGACGCTGTCGATCGACGTTTCGGACGCGGTGGGCGCCAATATCCGCCTCGACAGCCGGGGCCGCGAAGTGCTGCGCGCGCTGCCGCGGGTGAACGACGACGTGAACGAGGAATGGTTGTCCGACCGGGGCCGCTACATGGTGGATGGTCTCACCCGCCGCCGGCTCGACAAGCCGTGGCTGCGCCGTGACGGCAAGCTGCAGGCGGCCAGCTGGGCCGAAGCGTTCGATGCCATCGCCCGGATCAATCCGGGTTCGTCGGTCGCGGTGATCGCGGGCGACCAGGTCGATTGCGAAACGATGTTCGCCGCGAAGAAGCTTGCCGGCGCGCTGGGCTCCTCGCTGCTCGAAGGCCGCCAGACGGGCATGGCCTATGACACGTCGAACCTGGCGGCGGTGAATTTCAATTCCACGCTGGCCGGGATCGAGGACGCCGACGCGATCCTGATCGTGGGCAGCCAGATCCGCGACGAGGCCCCGCTGCTCAACGTCCGCCTGCGCAAGGCGGTGAAGAAGGGCGCGAAGGTCTTCATCATCGGCCCCGCGTGGGAGCCGACTTATCCGGCCACCTTCCTGGGCGACGATGCCGCCGCGCTGAACGCTCTGCCGGCCGACGTGGCCGATGTGTTCGCCAAGGCGGCCAAGCCCGCGATCATCATCGGTGCCGCCGGCATCGTGAAAGGCGCGCGCGAGGCGGGCCTGGCCTTTGCCGAGAAGTTCAACCTGGTCCGGGAAGGCTGGAACGGCTTCAACGTGGTCCACATGGCGGCCGCACGCATGGGCGGGCTGATGCTGGGCTATGCGCAGAAGGGCGGCCTTGCCGATATCGTCGCGGCCAAGCCGAAGCTGGTGATCTCGCTCGGCGCGGACGAGGTGGACTGGACCCAGTTCGCCGGCAGCATGATCGTCCACATCGGCCATCACGGCGACAAGGCGGCCCATGCCGCCGACGTGATCCTGCCGGGCGCTGCCTACAGCGAGAAGGACGGCACCTACGTCAACACCGAAGGCCGCGTGCAATATGCCGAAAAGGCCGTCTTCGCGCCTGGCGACGCGCGCGAGGACTGGAGCGTCCTGCGGGCGATGGCCGATGCGCTGAAAGTCTCGGTCGGGTTCGACAGCTTCGACGAATTGCGCATTGCCATGATCGCGGACGTGCCGGCACTGGGTGCCGAGGGACTGGCCGATTACGGCGCGCTGCCCGCCGCTCCTGCCGGGGCGAAGGCGGAAGGCGTGATCGCCGGCTACCCGATCAAGGATCGTTACCTCACCAACGCGATCTGCCGCGCCAGCCCCACTTTGCAGCGCTGCTCGGCCGAACTGCTCCATGGTGAAAGCTTCGCGGAGGCGGCCGAGTGA